TGATCATCGATTACGGTGCCGGCAATCTGCACAGCGTACAAAAGGCCGTGGAAAAGTGCGGCGCGGCGGTCGCTGTTACGCAGGCTCCTGACGATCTGGCTCGCGCTGAAAAGGTGATCTTTCCCGGCGTCGGTGCGTTCGGCAAAGCCGCTGAATCACTACAGCGGCTCGGTTTCTATTCCGCCATTCGCCGTTATGTAGAGACGGGCAGGCCGTTTCTCGGCATCTGCCTGGGCATGCAGATGCTGTTCGAACTAAGCGAAGAAAGTCCCGGCGCCGAAGGCTTGGGCCTGCTGTGCGGTACGGTGCGGCGACTGCCGTCGGGCGTAAAAGCGCCGCACTTGGGGTGGAATGCCGTGCGGCAAACCGGCGCGAGCCCGCTTTGGAAAGAGGTTCCTGACGGCGCTTATTTCTATTTTGCCCACTCTTTTTATGTTGATCCGGCGGAAAAAGAATGCGTTGTCGGTGTAACCGATTACGGCGGTGAAATCGCCGTGGCCGTCCGGCGCGGCAACTTGTTCGGTGTACAGTTTCATCCGGAAAAGTCGCAAAAGCTGGGACTGCAGGTGCTGAAAAATTTTGTTGCATTGACCCCGACATCCGCCGAGGGAGTTGAAAGCGGTCTTTTGCCGTAAAGCGGCAAAACCTGAAAACCGGCGAAAAGTCGTAAAAAATTGGAAAAAGCAAGGCATGATCATTTTTCCGGCAATTGATCTACTGAACGGTGCTGCGGTTCGGCTCAAGCAGGGAGCGGAAAAGTCGGCCAAGGTGTACAGCACGAATCCCGCCGAGACGGCGCGGCAATGGCAGGAAGCCGGTGCTGTTTTTCTCCATGTGGTGGATTTGGACGGCGCTTTCGGCAGGCCGGAGGTCAATACGGCGGCGATCGAAGCAATCCTGAAGGCTGTTACCATCCCTGTGCAGCTGGGCGGCGGCATTCGCAGCCTGGAGGACGCGGCGCGCCGGCTGGAAGCGGGTGTGCACCGAGTCATTTTCGGCACCGCCGCGCTCGAGAAACCCGAACTGATCGAGGAGAGTCTGGCGCGCTTTGGCGTCGAGCGCGTCGTCGTCGGCCTCGATGCCAAACAGAACAAAGTGGCCGTCAAAGGGTGGGAGGAGCAGACCGATGCGGATCTGTTTGCTACGGCAAAGCGGATGCGCTCTCTGGGCGTGGAGCGCATCATCTACACGGATGTCGGCCGCGACGGCCTGCTGTCGGGTCCGAATCTGGCCGCCGCCGACAGCTTGGCGCGGCAGACCGGTTTGAAGGTCATCGCCTCGGGCGGCTTTTCCGAACGTCGGCATTTTGCCGAGCTGGCGGCTCTGCATAATCCGTTGATCGAAGGGGCGATCGTCGGCACGGCGCTGTATGAAAAAAGATTGCAGTTGAGCGATTTGATCAACGAGTTTCAGAAAGTTTATGTTGGCTAAAAGAATCATTCCTTGTCTGGACGTCAAGGACGGCCGCGTAGTCAAAGGCATTCAGTTCCTTAATTTGGCCGATGCCGGCGATCCGGTCGAGCAGGCGCGCTATTATGACGAGCAGGGCGCCGACGAACTGGTGTTCTTGGACATTACGGCCTCTTATGAGCGGCGCAACATTATGTTGGACGTGGTTCGTCGCACCGCCGAGCAGGTGTTCATGCCGTTGACGGTCGGCGGCGGCGTGCGTACCGTAAAGGACGCCCAACTGCTGCTCAAGAGCGGCGCCGATAAAGTGACGATGAACACTGCGGCCGTGCTCAATCCGGAGCTTATTCGCCAATGCTCCGAACGGTTCGGCGCCCAAGCAACGGTGGTGGCCATCGACGCAAAAAGATGGGACGACACTCATTGGCGCGTGCATATTTACGGCGGCAGAACGGCGACCGAGCTCGATGCGCTCGAGTGGGCGCAGCAGGCCGAATCATTAGGCGCCGGAGAAATCCTGCTGACCTCCATGGACCGCGACGGAACGCAGGCCGGCTACGACATCGAACTAACCCGCACCATCGCCACGGCCGTTTCCATTCCGGTGATTGCTTCGGGCGGCTGCGGCGCCGTAGAGCATTTTGTGCAGGTCTTTAAACAAGGCTGCGCCGACGCCGCGCTGGCCGCATCGATCTTTCATTACCGCAGCAATTCCATTCGCGATGTTAAAAAAGCACTGCAGGAGAACGATATTCATGTCCGATATTGAACAACTGACGCTCGACGCTTTTACCGAACGATTGAAATTCGATGCGAACGGCCTGATTCCGGCTATTATTCAGGATGCAGGCGACGGCGCCGTCCTGATGCTTGGCTACATGAACCGCGAGAGTCTGCGCATGACCCTGGAGAAGAAAAAGGTCACTTTCTGGAGCCGATCGCGGCAGGTTTATTGGACAAAAGGCGAGACCTCGGGAAATTTCCTCGAGCTGGTCGATCTCAAAGCCGATTGTGACGGCGACGCGCTTTTGGTCACGGCAAAAGCTTACGGCCCAACTTGTCATACCAATAAACGCAGCTGCTTTTCCTGGCGACTTGCCGAATGGGAGAAATGAACCTCAAAAAGCGAAATCGCCGCCTTCTGTGGGCAATTCTTTTTCAATGCCTTTTGACGGCGCCGGTTAACGCCGATGCGGCTTTTATAGTCGAAAACATGGGCAGCTTTGTCTATCCGGGTAGCAGAGGAGATGAGGAGGCAGGCCTTCGCTTGACCGAAGCAGAAAAAAACAAATTTCCCAATGCCAAGGTGACGGTGGTTTCGCGATTGACCGCAGATCCGTTTGCCCGCGTCGTTCAGCATTACCGCGCGCTCTGCAATGCGCCGAGCATGGAAAAAAACCGATATTGCCGCTTCGAATTCTCGCGCATCAATGACCAACCCGCCTCACGCATCGAAATCTTTTCCGAAAACATTACTAAACTTGCCGACGATTTAAGGCCGACGCGAATCAACCTGTTTTTTGTCCAGGATGCAAGTGCATCAGCCGATCCGAACAAGGAAATGGAAATTTTCCGAATGCTCAAGAGACGGCTCGGCGTTTATTGCTATCCAAATGCAATTCCCGTGGAAAAATACGCGGAACGCGAGAGAAAGACCTATGATGCGGACACGGAGGTCTATGTACTGGACACTACAGATGACTTTGACAAGGTGCATCAGCATTTCCGCAGGCTGGCCGGTCCGTTTTATGTCCGTATGTCCATGGATGGAAACATTTGGATGCGCGATTTCGAAATCGACATCAGTCGGGCGCTTTCACTGGAAGAATTCGACAAAAAGGTTGTGCTGATGGTGGAAGAAAATCCGCTGGTGCCCAACGCCCGCGGTGCGCTTCGGCCTTTGCGAGGCCATGTTTTTCTGATTTATTACATTTGGAAGCGCAGTCCGGAAGAGTTGAAGGAACTGCGCCAAAACTCCGACCGGCAGAATGCGCCTTAAAAGTTATACTCATCAGCCTTCATTTTATCGGAGGGAGCCTATGCGTTTGATGATCATTGCGCTCTTGTTGATGGTCTTGCCGGCGTGTCAAAAATCAAGGCCGACGATACTCGCTCAGAGGCCGCCCATGGGATGGAACAGCTGGGACTGTTTCGGCTCGGATGTCACCGAAGAGCAGGTCAAGGCCAACGTCGAGCTTATGGCCGAGCATCTAAAGCCGTACGGATGGGAATACATCGTCATCGATTTGGGATGGTATCTGAGCCCGGAACGGACCATCCATACCTTCAAAAACGATAACCCTCCGCAGCTCATCGACGAATACGGGCGGTTGATTCCAGACCCGCGCAAATTCCCGTCGGCTGCGGACGGCAAAGGCTTCAAACCGCTGGCCGACTATATTCATGCCAAGGGGCTCAAATTCGGCATTCACATCATGCGCGGCATTCCTCGGCAGGCGGTCGAGCGGAATACGCCGATTTTCGGTACCGACTTTCGAGCTGCTCAAGTCATTGCTCCTACTGACACCTGCATCTGGTACGACGGGTTGATCGGCATTGATATGAATCATCCGGGCGGTCAGGCCTATTACAATTCCATTGCCCGACTGTACGCCGAGTGGGGTGTGGATTACATCAAGGCAGACGACATGTCCAGTCCCTATCACGCGGCGGAAATCGAAGGTTTGTCGAATGCTCTCAAAACCTGCGGTCGGCCGATCGTCCTCAGTTTGTCGCCCGGTCCGGCGCCGCGCGATCGGCTCGAGCATCTGCGCCGACACGCGCAGCTGTGGCGCATCTCGGGCGATTTTTGGGACGACTGGAAGTTTCTCTACCGCCAGTTCGAACTATGCAAACTGTGGGAAGGGGCGGCAATCCCCGGCGGCTGGCCGGACGCCGACATGCTGCCGCTCGGCAAGCTGCGCAAGACCGGGCCGGACGATTACGTCGCCCATCACATGGGGAAAACGGCTGAAGAAATCACCAACGAGTATTCGCGCTTCAGCGACGTGGAAAAGCAGACGCTGATGACCTTGTGGTGCATCTTTCGCTCGCCGCTCATGTTCGGCGGCCACCTGCCCGAGACCGACGATTTTTCGCTGAAACTGATTACCAACGCCGAAGCTTTGGCGGTCAACCAAGCAGGCCGTAACCCTCGGCAAATTTACCGCAACGATCCGCTGATCGCCTGGGCTGCCGAGGCCGAAAATTCCGATGCGCGCTATGTTGCTTTGTTCAATATCGATGATCACGAACCGCGTACGATCTCGATCGGCTGGGATGCCCTCGGGTTATCGGGCGAATGTACAGTCCGCGATCTTTGGGCTCAGAAAGATTTGGGTTCTTTTCACAGCCTGTTCAGCGTCGAATTGCCTCCGC
This DNA window, taken from candidate division KSB1 bacterium, encodes the following:
- the hisH gene encoding imidazole glycerol phosphate synthase subunit HisH, whose translation is MIVIIDYGAGNLHSVQKAVEKCGAAVAVTQAPDDLARAEKVIFPGVGAFGKAAESLQRLGFYSAIRRYVETGRPFLGICLGMQMLFELSEESPGAEGLGLLCGTVRRLPSGVKAPHLGWNAVRQTGASPLWKEVPDGAYFYFAHSFYVDPAEKECVVGVTDYGGEIAVAVRRGNLFGVQFHPEKSQKLGLQVLKNFVALTPTSAEGVESGLLP
- the hisA gene encoding 1-(5-phosphoribosyl)-5-[(5-phosphoribosylamino)methylideneamino]imidazole-4-carboxamide isomerase: MIIFPAIDLLNGAAVRLKQGAEKSAKVYSTNPAETARQWQEAGAVFLHVVDLDGAFGRPEVNTAAIEAILKAVTIPVQLGGGIRSLEDAARRLEAGVHRVIFGTAALEKPELIEESLARFGVERVVVGLDAKQNKVAVKGWEEQTDADLFATAKRMRSLGVERIIYTDVGRDGLLSGPNLAAADSLARQTGLKVIASGGFSERRHFAELAALHNPLIEGAIVGTALYEKRLQLSDLINEFQKVYVG
- the hisF gene encoding imidazole glycerol phosphate synthase subunit HisF, with translation MLAKRIIPCLDVKDGRVVKGIQFLNLADAGDPVEQARYYDEQGADELVFLDITASYERRNIMLDVVRRTAEQVFMPLTVGGGVRTVKDAQLLLKSGADKVTMNTAAVLNPELIRQCSERFGAQATVVAIDAKRWDDTHWRVHIYGGRTATELDALEWAQQAESLGAGEILLTSMDRDGTQAGYDIELTRTIATAVSIPVIASGGCGAVEHFVQVFKQGCADAALAASIFHYRSNSIRDVKKALQENDIHVRY
- the hisI gene encoding phosphoribosyl-AMP cyclohydrolase, with product MSDIEQLTLDAFTERLKFDANGLIPAIIQDAGDGAVLMLGYMNRESLRMTLEKKKVTFWSRSRQVYWTKGETSGNFLELVDLKADCDGDALLVTAKAYGPTCHTNKRSCFSWRLAEWEK
- a CDS encoding glycoside hydrolase family 27 protein; this encodes MRLMIIALLLMVLPACQKSRPTILAQRPPMGWNSWDCFGSDVTEEQVKANVELMAEHLKPYGWEYIVIDLGWYLSPERTIHTFKNDNPPQLIDEYGRLIPDPRKFPSAADGKGFKPLADYIHAKGLKFGIHIMRGIPRQAVERNTPIFGTDFRAAQVIAPTDTCIWYDGLIGIDMNHPGGQAYYNSIARLYAEWGVDYIKADDMSSPYHAAEIEGLSNALKTCGRPIVLSLSPGPAPRDRLEHLRRHAQLWRISGDFWDDWKFLYRQFELCKLWEGAAIPGGWPDADMLPLGKLRKTGPDDYVAHHMGKTAEEITNEYSRFSDVEKQTLMTLWCIFRSPLMFGGHLPETDDFSLKLITNAEALAVNQAGRNPRQIYRNDPLIAWAAEAENSDARYVALFNIDDHEPRTISIGWDALGLSGECTVRDLWAQKDLGSFHSLFSVELPPHGSGLYRIEKK